In Gossypium raimondii isolate GPD5lz chromosome 12, ASM2569854v1, whole genome shotgun sequence, a single window of DNA contains:
- the LOC105763540 gene encoding RING-H2 finger protein ATL54 isoform X1: MPDLDLTPPGSACKFQGRENKSGPCNQPCGNNHKPLPRPTPQALPPGTPVLEHDEQSLLVTGFTVVASMLSSALLLCIFFALVRLYFNKRTNHSRRRSLPVVFFGTQDDFFLDEDQIPQVDNPIWYINTVGLQQSVIDSITVFKYKKHDGLIEGTECSVCLNEFQENESLRLLHKCSHGFHLPCIDTWLRSHQNCPLCRAPVVSETMIAQTSEPWPNSIDSGSSNETLVENDVGEGGTSEEMRTCRIEDEDNWENSRKILGHSDSNILTDIDGIQEEIQATRRSVSLDLSSAMEIAGEATAKHKHRGSLDTELQQLKCSTGKIAVKRSRGGSSICKLMKSSSIGRSLTKGPVSMKRSFSSGGIFLLSKRTKGQSSILPL; encoded by the coding sequence ATGCCTGATTTAGATCTAACTCCACCAGGATCAGCATGTAAGTTTCAGGGAAGAGAAAACAAATCCGGCCCCTGTAATCAACCCTGTGGAAACAACCATAAGCCGCTGCCAAGGCCTACGCCACAAGCGCTACCACCAGGAACTCCGGTACTAGAGCATGATGAGCAAAGCTTGTTGGTTACTGGCTTCACAGTAGTGGCAAGCATGCTAAGTTCCGCTCTTCTTCTATGTATTTTCTTTGCACttgttagattgtattttaacAAGAGGACCAATCATTCAAGGAGAAGAAGTTTGCCCGTTGTTTTTTTCGGTACTCAAGATGATTTTTTCCTTGATGAAGATCAAATACCACAAGTAGATAACCCCATATGGTACATCAATACTGTTGGTCTCCAACAATCGGTCATTGATTCCATCACAGTTTTCAAGTATAAAAAACATGATGGGTTGATTGAAGGGACCGAGTGTTCTGTTTGCTTGAACGAGTTCCAAGAAAATGAAAGCCTCAGGCTTTTGCATAAGTGCAGCCATGGTTTTCACCTTCCTTGTATCGACACTTGGTTACGGTCACATCAAAACTGCCCATTGTGTCGCGCCCCTGTTGTTTCCGAAACCATGATTGCTCAAACCAGTGAACCGTGGCCTAATTCCATTGATTCAGGTTCGAGCAATGAAACCCTGGTAGAAAACGATGTCGGTGAAGGTGGAACCAGTGAAGAAATGAGAACCTGTCGGATTGAAGATGAAGATAATTGGGAAAATTCTAGGAAAATTTTGGGTCATTCTGATTCAAATATCTTAACCGATATAGACGGGATTCAAGAAGAGATTCAAGCAACGAGGAGGTCAGTTTCATTGGATTTATCTTCTGCCATGGAAATAGCTGGTGAAGCAACTGCGAAGCATAAACATCGTGGAAGTTTAGACACTGAATTACAACAGTTAAAGTGTTCAACGGGAAAGATTGCTGTGAAGCGAAGCAGAGGAGGTTCAAGCATATGCAAGCTGATGAAAAGCTCTTCAATAGGGAGATCTTTAACCAAGGGGCCAGTTTCCATGAAAAGATCTTTCTCATCTGGTGGAATATTCTTATTATCCAAAAGAACTAAAGGCCAAAGTTCGATCCTTCCCTTGTGA
- the LOC105763540 gene encoding RING-H2 finger protein ATL54 isoform X2, with protein MLSSALLLCIFFALVRLYFNKRTNHSRRRSLPVVFFGTQDDFFLDEDQIPQVDNPIWYINTVGLQQSVIDSITVFKYKKHDGLIEGTECSVCLNEFQENESLRLLHKCSHGFHLPCIDTWLRSHQNCPLCRAPVVSETMIAQTSEPWPNSIDSGSSNETLVENDVGEGGTSEEMRTCRIEDEDNWENSRKILGHSDSNILTDIDGIQEEIQATRRSVSLDLSSAMEIAGEATAKHKHRGSLDTELQQLKCSTGKIAVKRSRGGSSICKLMKSSSIGRSLTKGPVSMKRSFSSGGIFLLSKRTKGQSSILPL; from the coding sequence ATGCTAAGTTCCGCTCTTCTTCTATGTATTTTCTTTGCACttgttagattgtattttaacAAGAGGACCAATCATTCAAGGAGAAGAAGTTTGCCCGTTGTTTTTTTCGGTACTCAAGATGATTTTTTCCTTGATGAAGATCAAATACCACAAGTAGATAACCCCATATGGTACATCAATACTGTTGGTCTCCAACAATCGGTCATTGATTCCATCACAGTTTTCAAGTATAAAAAACATGATGGGTTGATTGAAGGGACCGAGTGTTCTGTTTGCTTGAACGAGTTCCAAGAAAATGAAAGCCTCAGGCTTTTGCATAAGTGCAGCCATGGTTTTCACCTTCCTTGTATCGACACTTGGTTACGGTCACATCAAAACTGCCCATTGTGTCGCGCCCCTGTTGTTTCCGAAACCATGATTGCTCAAACCAGTGAACCGTGGCCTAATTCCATTGATTCAGGTTCGAGCAATGAAACCCTGGTAGAAAACGATGTCGGTGAAGGTGGAACCAGTGAAGAAATGAGAACCTGTCGGATTGAAGATGAAGATAATTGGGAAAATTCTAGGAAAATTTTGGGTCATTCTGATTCAAATATCTTAACCGATATAGACGGGATTCAAGAAGAGATTCAAGCAACGAGGAGGTCAGTTTCATTGGATTTATCTTCTGCCATGGAAATAGCTGGTGAAGCAACTGCGAAGCATAAACATCGTGGAAGTTTAGACACTGAATTACAACAGTTAAAGTGTTCAACGGGAAAGATTGCTGTGAAGCGAAGCAGAGGAGGTTCAAGCATATGCAAGCTGATGAAAAGCTCTTCAATAGGGAGATCTTTAACCAAGGGGCCAGTTTCCATGAAAAGATCTTTCTCATCTGGTGGAATATTCTTATTATCCAAAAGAACTAAAGGCCAAAGTTCGATCCTTCCCTTGTGA